One window of Candidatus Tectomicrobia bacterium genomic DNA carries:
- a CDS encoding CoA ester lyase, whose protein sequence is MRKPLVTLYTPGNRPDLVEKAYKYDPDAIIIDLEDAVPVHLKEKTRHEVAKLIPALNVQSFVRVNGEPEFLEDDLKAVVSRHICGITLPKPDSVDLVKKADGIIGSLERERNLEPNSVKLMLLMETALSVLRCFEVATAAKRVESVVFGGAEGADLQRSLKCAWSLEGTEMLYARSKVVLEARAAGVKYVLDGVFSDIQNDEALKADCILSRRLGYDGRPLIHPRHISIARGIYAPKPEELEYSRRLVAAFEEAESRGLAAISFEGKLVDYAMYKNARELLSS, encoded by the coding sequence ATGAGAAAGCCGCTCGTAACCCTCTACACGCCCGGCAACAGACCGGACCTTGTCGAAAAGGCATACAAGTATGATCCCGACGCCATCATCATCGACCTAGAGGACGCCGTGCCCGTCCATCTGAAAGAAAAGACCCGGCACGAGGTGGCAAAGCTCATCCCCGCCCTGAATGTACAATCCTTCGTAAGGGTGAACGGCGAGCCCGAATTCCTGGAGGATGATCTCAAGGCGGTTGTTTCCAGGCATATATGCGGCATCACGCTTCCCAAGCCGGACAGCGTGGACTTGGTAAAGAAGGCCGACGGCATTATCGGAAGCCTCGAACGGGAGAGGAATCTCGAGCCCAATTCCGTAAAGCTGATGCTCCTGATGGAGACGGCGCTCTCCGTTCTGCGGTGCTTTGAGGTGGCAACCGCGGCGAAGCGGGTCGAGAGCGTCGTCTTCGGAGGCGCCGAGGGGGCCGATTTGCAGCGCAGTCTCAAATGCGCCTGGTCCCTTGAAGGGACGGAGATGCTCTATGCGCGCTCCAAGGTGGTTCTTGAGGCCAGGGCCGCCGGGGTCAAGTATGTGCTGGACGGGGTTTTCAGCGATATCCAAAATGACGAGGCCCTGAAGGCCGATTGCATCCTCTCCAGGCGCCTCGGCTACGATGGCCGTCCTCTCATTCACCCCCGTCACATCTCCATCGCCCGCGGGATTTATGCGCCCAAGCCCGAGGAACTCGAATACAGCAGAAGGCTTGTCGCGGCCTTCGAGGAAGCCGAGTCGAGAGGCTTGGCCGCCATTTCCTTTGAAGGCAAGCTGGTCGATTACGCCATGTATAAGAACGCGAGGGAGTTGCTTTCCTCCTAG
- a CDS encoding TRAP transporter fused permease subunit — MRQLQGFERSFVNLTAAGFALFFVYATAVTLPFYVTRPIYICLCYILVFSLYPASATSPRSRISAVDVFLGALTLVMTVFFFMEYEYYIEKPGLMRPKDMVMGTVALVLSIEACRRVLGLSLPILSVAGLAYVLWGFVIPGALGHRGFTYARAIGQIFSFDGIYGSITGVYATYVMLFVIFGAVIQACGMSAFLLELSNTLVGRLKGGAAKTAVVSSGAVGMIMGSGAANVAVTGSFTIPVMKKVGYPAHVAGAIETVASAGGVLMPPIMGSAAFVLASFTEIPYGKVALYSFLPALLFYWGIYIQVHFLSHKLGIPEVRDAAPMAEVMRKGWHMLIPIALVFILIFGGLSPYRAALWAIAATILLHFIRPYGTDRMNLTETFLTFGDGAKLQLSVGASAGAIGVIVSMLVLPGLPLKVASFAVMLSQGNLLAMLFLMIITSYVFGMGIPMIAAYIILAVIAVPGLVELGLPLFNAHLIIMWYSLAALWTPPVAVGAFVASGIAGASASRIGWYAVRLGIGLYVIPVLMAYGTIINGTLTEILFAGLAIACSLYAFAAAAEGHTHRPLQPWERAFCVVLAALLIFPATGIRLVGMAFFVLAVGFEWRIRLAQRPSLEVKSS, encoded by the coding sequence ATGCGGCAACTTCAAGGCTTTGAGCGTTCTTTTGTTAATCTGACCGCGGCGGGATTCGCGCTCTTTTTCGTGTACGCGACCGCGGTCACTCTTCCTTTCTATGTCACGCGCCCGATTTACATCTGCCTCTGCTATATCCTCGTGTTCTCCCTTTACCCCGCCTCGGCGACCTCCCCTAGGAGCCGGATTTCGGCCGTCGACGTTTTTCTCGGCGCGCTGACTCTTGTCATGACCGTATTCTTTTTCATGGAATATGAATACTACATCGAGAAGCCGGGACTGATGCGGCCGAAGGATATGGTGATGGGCACGGTCGCCCTCGTCCTGAGCATCGAGGCGTGCCGCCGGGTGTTGGGCCTATCGCTCCCTATCCTGTCGGTCGCGGGATTGGCATATGTGCTTTGGGGGTTCGTGATCCCGGGGGCGCTCGGGCACCGCGGGTTCACTTATGCCCGCGCCATCGGCCAGATCTTCAGCTTCGACGGGATTTATGGGAGCATCACCGGCGTCTACGCCACCTATGTAATGCTTTTTGTGATATTCGGAGCGGTCATTCAAGCCTGCGGCATGAGCGCCTTTCTCCTTGAACTGTCCAACACGCTTGTCGGCCGTCTCAAGGGGGGAGCCGCCAAGACCGCTGTGGTTTCGAGCGGAGCGGTGGGGATGATCATGGGAAGCGGGGCGGCCAACGTCGCCGTAACCGGCTCCTTCACGATACCCGTGATGAAGAAGGTGGGATATCCCGCCCATGTGGCGGGGGCGATTGAGACCGTGGCATCGGCGGGCGGCGTGCTCATGCCGCCCATCATGGGGTCGGCCGCCTTCGTGCTGGCCTCCTTCACCGAAATACCCTATGGCAAGGTCGCCCTCTATTCCTTCCTGCCCGCCCTGCTTTTCTACTGGGGCATCTATATTCAGGTTCATTTCCTCTCGCACAAGCTGGGAATCCCCGAAGTGAGGGACGCGGCGCCGATGGCAGAGGTCATGCGAAAGGGATGGCACATGCTGATCCCCATCGCTCTGGTCTTCATCCTGATCTTCGGGGGGCTGAGCCCCTACAGGGCTGCGCTCTGGGCCATCGCCGCCACCATCCTCCTGCATTTCATCCGGCCCTATGGCACGGACAGGATGAATCTGACCGAGACCTTTCTCACCTTCGGCGATGGCGCCAAGCTACAGCTTTCGGTCGGGGCCAGCGCGGGGGCCATCGGAGTCATCGTGTCCATGCTGGTATTGCCCGGCCTCCCCCTCAAGGTGGCCTCCTTCGCGGTGATGCTCTCCCAGGGGAATCTCCTGGCGATGCTCTTCTTGATGATCATCACCTCATATGTCTTCGGCATGGGTATCCCCATGATTGCGGCATACATCATCCTGGCGGTTATCGCGGTGCCAGGGCTGGTCGAGCTTGGGCTTCCTCTCTTCAATGCGCATCTGATCATCATGTGGTACAGCTTGGCCGCTCTCTGGACCCCGCCGGTCGCCGTCGGCGCATTCGTGGCGAGCGGTATCGCCGGCGCGAGCGCCAGCCGAATCGGATGGTATGCGGTGAGGCTTGGTATCGGGCTCTATGTGATACCGGTTCTGATGGCGTATGGAACGATCATCAATGGGACCCTCACCGAGATCCTCTTCGCCGGCCTGGCCATTGCCTGCAGCCTGTATGCCTTTGCGGCGGCGGCGGAGGGGCACACGCACCGGCCGCTCCAGCCGTGGGAAAGGGCATTTTGCGTGGTGTTAGCCGCGCTTCTGATATTTCCGGCGACGGGGATCCGTCTCGTCGGGATGGCGTTTTTTGTCCTCGCGGTGGGCTTTGAGTGGCGGATACGATTGGCGCAGAGGCCCAGCCTGGAGGTGAAGAGTTCCTGA
- a CDS encoding TAXI family TRAP transporter solute-binding subunit, with amino-acid sequence MKRVGIGTVIFSVMLLTAATIAFAAKFEIGLAGAGPASLAYTLAAGVAENTNTKTKLLRITAETSAGFVENIRLVGRGESHLAFTGGIQIFQAFRGLGPYKGESPYKDLRGVAVTHGTNVSWNAREGINSVPELAGKTVSIGPPGSAIADLGLLILDAYEVRSKVKILRLSYEESSRAFVDGQVDAFMGGPAPYPAVMQAGAQKKINILPLDMERLKKIQKLAPVFLDTIPAGAYDWLKKDVPVLGYLGYIVAHKGVPEEAVHELLKVNLSPEGVTYLKRNHRLWNMWNTKTYIEEKGAFALEGLKLHPGAVRYWKEKGVSIPSALLP; translated from the coding sequence ATGAAGAGAGTGGGAATCGGAACCGTTATTTTTTCCGTCATGCTGTTGACCGCGGCCACAATCGCCTTCGCGGCGAAATTCGAAATCGGGCTGGCAGGCGCGGGCCCCGCCTCGCTTGCCTATACGCTGGCGGCGGGCGTTGCCGAGAATACGAATACCAAGACGAAGCTGCTGCGGATCACCGCCGAAACCTCGGCCGGATTTGTCGAGAACATCAGGCTCGTCGGGCGCGGCGAGAGCCATCTTGCGTTCACGGGCGGAATACAGATCTTCCAGGCCTTCCGCGGCCTGGGGCCCTACAAAGGCGAGTCTCCTTACAAGGACCTGCGCGGAGTGGCCGTGACCCATGGCACGAACGTGAGCTGGAACGCGAGAGAGGGGATCAACTCTGTCCCCGAACTGGCGGGGAAGACGGTGAGCATTGGGCCTCCGGGCAGCGCGATTGCCGACCTGGGGCTGCTCATCCTGGACGCCTACGAAGTCAGGAGCAAGGTCAAGATCCTCCGTCTCTCCTACGAGGAGAGCAGCCGGGCGTTCGTCGACGGCCAGGTTGATGCATTCATGGGAGGCCCGGCGCCCTACCCCGCGGTCATGCAGGCCGGCGCCCAGAAGAAAATCAACATCCTTCCTCTCGACATGGAACGTCTCAAGAAAATCCAGAAATTGGCCCCCGTTTTCCTCGATACGATTCCCGCCGGCGCCTACGATTGGCTCAAGAAAGACGTGCCGGTGCTCGGCTACCTGGGCTACATCGTCGCCCACAAGGGAGTGCCGGAGGAGGCGGTCCACGAGCTGCTGAAGGTCAACCTGAGCCCCGAAGGGGTCACATATCTCAAGCGGAATCACAGGCTTTGGAACATGTGGAACACCAAGACCTACATCGAGGAAAAAGGGGCCTTCGCCCTCGAAGGCCTGAAGCTGCACCCCGGGGCCGTGAGGTACTGGAAGGAGAAGGGGGTGAGTATCCCTTCTGCGCTATTGCCCTGA
- a CDS encoding CoA transferase has translation MIPDNGVKPNALQGLKVVECATVIAAPLCGRLMADFGAEVIHVEHPKTGDHLRQFGFSVDGINPFWKCYDRNKKFITLDISKPKGRELLVRLLRDADIFIENFRPGRLEEWGIRYEDLSRINPRLIMVRVTGYGQYGPYSSFPGFGTLMEAMSGFAAMTGEPDGPPVLPQFALADSFAAFHGALAAMFAVHYRDVVGTGVGQVIDVSIWESLYAMVGPNALAYELTGEPPKRIGNRAASAPRNTYRTKDGRWVALAASTQTMATKFFAVMGQPELIRDHRFSTNMNRVKNVDALDAIVGKWMAEHTLDQTVGLLRKSEIPVAPIYDIRDIIKDPHAKAREMVIHVPDEDKESLMMEGVFPKMTLTPGSVSHAGKRMGADNDEIFKKHLGLSELDMTDLAAEGII, from the coding sequence ATGATCCCGGACAATGGTGTGAAGCCCAACGCCCTTCAGGGCCTGAAGGTGGTGGAATGCGCGACGGTCATAGCCGCGCCCCTGTGCGGCCGGCTCATGGCCGACTTCGGCGCGGAAGTCATCCACGTGGAACACCCAAAGACGGGCGACCACCTGAGGCAGTTCGGCTTCTCCGTCGATGGGATCAATCCCTTCTGGAAATGCTACGATCGGAACAAGAAGTTCATCACCCTCGACATCTCCAAGCCGAAAGGGCGCGAGCTTCTCGTCCGCCTGCTCCGGGACGCGGACATCTTCATCGAGAATTTCAGGCCGGGCCGGCTCGAGGAATGGGGCATACGCTACGAGGACCTCTCCCGGATCAATCCCCGTCTCATCATGGTGCGGGTGACGGGCTACGGCCAGTACGGTCCCTACAGCAGCTTCCCCGGCTTCGGCACCCTCATGGAGGCGATGAGCGGCTTCGCCGCGATGACGGGAGAGCCGGATGGCCCTCCCGTCCTTCCTCAATTCGCCCTCGCCGACAGCTTTGCCGCGTTCCATGGCGCCCTGGCGGCGATGTTCGCCGTCCATTACCGCGACGTCGTCGGCACCGGGGTGGGCCAGGTCATCGATGTGAGCATCTGGGAGAGCCTTTACGCGATGGTGGGGCCAAATGCGCTCGCGTATGAACTCACCGGGGAGCCCCCGAAGCGCATCGGCAACAGGGCCGCGAGCGCCCCGAGGAACACCTACAGGACGAAGGACGGACGCTGGGTGGCTCTCGCGGCCTCGACCCAGACGATGGCCACAAAATTTTTCGCCGTTATGGGCCAGCCGGAGCTCATCCGGGATCATCGCTTCAGTACGAACATGAACAGGGTGAAGAACGTCGACGCGCTCGACGCGATCGTCGGGAAATGGATGGCGGAGCATACGCTGGATCAGACCGTCGGACTGCTTAGGAAGAGCGAGATCCCCGTGGCGCCGATCTATGACATCCGCGACATCATCAAAGACCCCCATGCGAAGGCCAGGGAGATGGTGATTCATGTTCCGGACGAAGACAAGGAATCGCTGATGATGGAAGGCGTCTTTCCCAAGATGACGCTCACTCCCGGATCCGTGAGCCATGCGGGAAAACGCATGGGTGCCGACAACGATGAAATTTTCAAGAAGCATTTGGGCCTTTCCGAGCTCGACATGACCGATTTGGCGGCAGAAGGGATCATTTGA
- a CDS encoding aminopeptidase P family protein, protein MRAKSLDGLIVYGIGGYLGTDPGQPNVVYIASFAGFVQTYVVFPLEGEPTVFTTWGNHLKNVKQTTHLKDVRAGGMAQTPLRVADRLKELGLDEKRIGIVGAMHWANINLPYDHHIAITRALPKADFEIVTEWFERLRLVKSDEEMAYMRRAAAMTDAAYDLMVRATRPGVRPCDLYNIVLRAAHDMDGKIPFGHVGRTPMSNPDMIYAHQLALTTPIQMGDVIMTEIAVGWGGYFGKIWGTYFVGEPTPQYAAMFRLGQKTHADLHSAIKPGIKGSDLARPCIDAIRKGGYTPKTCIFGWSNYNSPPDIRASGDTVTDPDFVFERNHCVNVVAWPVNEAETAGIWIGDTSVVSDSGIENLHRYPLAEICVVR, encoded by the coding sequence ATGCGGGCGAAGAGCCTCGATGGCCTCATCGTCTATGGGATCGGGGGCTACCTGGGGACGGACCCCGGCCAGCCGAACGTGGTCTACATCGCCAGCTTCGCCGGATTCGTCCAGACCTACGTCGTGTTCCCGCTCGAAGGAGAGCCGACCGTCTTCACGACGTGGGGAAATCACCTCAAGAACGTGAAGCAGACCACCCACCTGAAGGACGTGCGCGCCGGAGGCATGGCGCAGACTCCCCTGCGGGTGGCGGATCGGCTCAAGGAGCTAGGCCTCGACGAGAAGCGCATCGGGATCGTCGGAGCGATGCACTGGGCCAACATCAATCTTCCCTACGACCATCACATCGCGATCACCCGAGCGCTGCCCAAGGCGGACTTCGAGATAGTGACCGAATGGTTCGAGCGGCTGAGGCTGGTCAAGAGCGATGAAGAGATGGCTTACATGCGCAGGGCGGCGGCCATGACGGACGCCGCCTACGATCTCATGGTCCGGGCCACGCGCCCGGGGGTGCGGCCCTGCGACCTGTACAACATCGTGCTGCGCGCCGCTCACGACATGGATGGGAAGATTCCTTTCGGCCATGTGGGACGGACCCCCATGAGCAATCCGGACATGATCTATGCCCATCAGCTCGCCCTGACCACCCCCATCCAGATGGGCGATGTCATCATGACCGAGATCGCGGTCGGGTGGGGGGGATATTTCGGGAAAATCTGGGGCACGTATTTCGTGGGAGAGCCGACGCCCCAGTACGCGGCGATGTTCCGGTTGGGCCAGAAGACGCACGCGGATCTCCACTCCGCGATTAAGCCGGGCATCAAGGGGAGTGATCTCGCGCGGCCGTGCATCGACGCCATCCGGAAAGGCGGCTACACGCCGAAGACGTGCATCTTCGGATGGTCGAACTACAACTCTCCTCCGGACATCCGCGCGTCCGGCGACACCGTCACCGACCCCGACTTCGTCTTCGAGAGAAACCACTGCGTGAATGTGGTCGCATGGCCGGTGAACGAGGCGGAGACGGCGGGGATCTGGATCGGCGACACATCCGTCGTCAGCGACAGCGGCATTGAAAACCTGCACAGGTACCCGCTTGCGGAGATATGCGTCGTCCGTTGA
- a CDS encoding acyl-CoA/acyl-ACP dehydrogenase, whose protein sequence is MVDFALSEEQVALQKLARDFVKNEAKPLVKELDKGQTPDDCVSMDLIKRCSELGFRTLAVPEQYGGGGVEDTVTVVIVCEELGVGDVSLGSLPINGRKLYHMLSDRRVTTEDVRDKWLRDFCADPTFLVAVGMTEPDSGGDNILPYNAPGAGVRTTAVKDGDHFVINGMKQFIGHGGIAKLYYVFTRTDPSKGMLDGCTCFLIPDGHPGMRYGRVHDKMGFRLLRNAEIIFENCRVPKEWMLGPEGRGIVSIRASLANDGILNAARSIGVARAAFEEIVEFCKNRVQGGKPIIEHQAIACELADMYASLQAMRSLVWNVAWSTDHGTPDPKRVPAVMCFCTNHSFEIAHKAAELAGGMGVMKEAPFEKLLRDSFSIKHLDGGNYIKRLKVAAGL, encoded by the coding sequence ATGGTCGATTTTGCATTATCCGAAGAGCAGGTCGCGCTGCAAAAACTGGCACGAGACTTCGTCAAGAACGAGGCGAAACCCCTCGTCAAGGAGCTCGATAAGGGCCAGACGCCCGATGACTGCGTGAGCATGGATCTCATCAAGCGGTGCTCCGAGTTGGGCTTTCGGACTCTCGCGGTTCCGGAGCAGTACGGCGGCGGGGGCGTCGAAGACACCGTGACGGTGGTTATCGTGTGCGAAGAGCTAGGCGTGGGCGATGTGTCGCTCGGCAGCCTGCCGATCAACGGCCGCAAGCTCTATCACATGCTGAGCGACCGCCGCGTGACGACCGAGGACGTGCGCGACAAGTGGCTCAGGGATTTCTGCGCGGACCCCACCTTTCTCGTGGCGGTCGGGATGACCGAACCGGATTCCGGAGGCGACAACATCCTTCCCTACAACGCCCCCGGCGCGGGGGTGCGGACGACGGCCGTGAAGGATGGCGATCATTTCGTGATCAACGGGATGAAGCAGTTCATCGGACATGGCGGAATCGCCAAGCTCTACTATGTCTTCACGAGGACGGACCCGAGCAAAGGCATGCTGGACGGTTGCACCTGCTTCCTCATCCCGGACGGCCATCCTGGGATGAGATACGGCCGGGTGCACGACAAGATGGGTTTCCGGCTCCTGAGGAACGCCGAGATCATCTTCGAAAACTGCCGCGTCCCCAAGGAATGGATGCTGGGGCCGGAAGGCCGCGGGATCGTCTCCATCCGCGCGTCGCTGGCGAACGACGGCATCCTGAACGCCGCACGGTCCATTGGAGTCGCCCGGGCGGCCTTCGAGGAAATCGTCGAATTCTGCAAGAACCGCGTCCAGGGCGGCAAGCCCATCATCGAGCATCAGGCCATCGCCTGCGAGCTCGCCGACATGTACGCCTCGCTCCAGGCGATGCGGTCCCTCGTGTGGAACGTGGCATGGTCCACGGATCATGGGACGCCGGATCCCAAGCGCGTGCCCGCCGTGATGTGCTTCTGCACCAACCATTCCTTTGAAATCGCCCACAAGGCTGCGGAGCTGGCGGGCGGCATGGGCGTGATGAAGGAAGCCCCTTTCGAGAAGCTCCTGCGGGACTCGTTTTCCATCAAGCATCTCGACGGCGGAAACTACATCAAACGGCTCAAGGTGGCCGCGGGCCTGTAG
- a CDS encoding TRAP transporter permease: protein MVEQAGPEGQEDGGGRATRRVGGAVAAGLFAFGVAISIFHIVGLGFYPLDPLILRSVHLLIPLVLVFALLKGRANSPDRRLSSLDWAAIALGALGVYYVILHAEDIQFSAASAPDIWMVATGITLVVLVLEATRRLVGLPLVLIALVALIYAYYGPYFPGMLKHGEKSLSRIFGYLLSDSGLLGVPLHASAAYAFLFVLFGGFLRATGVSSVFMDVAFAIAGRTRGGPAKVAIFSSALFGTISGSGIANVVTTGTLTIPLMKKTGYKPHFAGAVESIASSGGMITPPIMGSAAFIMAELLNIPYYDVVLAAAIPALIYYAALFWMVDFEAAKEGLRGLSKEELPSIRKVLMTGGYLLLPLGVLIYSLVVEFSSPIRASLLSLSAAVGIVWVKSAADYVRRGGFSAFSPLSMLKAGAGYFVDRRSAMGVPGMMRALEEGPKGMMEVAVSCATAGIIVGIISLTGIGLKFAALLMDLSGGHLFPALVLTMIICIILGMGLPATAAYIVTAAVAAPALINMGVPPLAAHMFAFHFSIVSGTTPPVALAAYAAAGIAKANPISVAFTGMRIGIAAFIVPYMFVYAPSLLMVGTPWQIFMAAATACVGTAFLAAGVQGYLVVKTNTADRLLFLAASFLLIFPGFYTDMAGFGMAAAALAMQFMRRSRLRILRDAEPSTVPLQYR from the coding sequence ATGGTTGAGCAAGCTGGACCCGAGGGGCAGGAGGACGGCGGTGGAAGAGCCACGCGGAGGGTCGGCGGCGCGGTAGCCGCGGGCCTCTTCGCGTTCGGCGTCGCCATCTCCATATTCCATATCGTCGGGCTTGGATTCTATCCCCTCGACCCGCTCATTCTCCGCTCGGTGCATCTGCTGATCCCGCTGGTTCTCGTCTTTGCCCTCTTGAAAGGCAGGGCCAATAGCCCCGACCGCCGGCTTTCAAGCCTTGACTGGGCCGCGATCGCTCTTGGGGCCCTTGGGGTGTATTACGTCATCCTGCATGCGGAGGACATCCAATTCAGCGCGGCTTCGGCCCCCGATATATGGATGGTCGCAACCGGCATCACCCTTGTGGTTCTTGTCCTTGAAGCGACGCGGAGACTGGTGGGTCTGCCGCTGGTGCTCATTGCGCTGGTCGCGCTGATTTATGCCTATTACGGCCCCTATTTCCCGGGGATGCTCAAGCACGGAGAAAAAAGCCTCAGCCGCATCTTCGGCTACCTCCTCAGCGACAGCGGCCTTCTCGGGGTTCCCCTGCACGCCTCGGCCGCCTACGCCTTCCTTTTTGTCCTATTTGGGGGTTTTCTCCGCGCCACGGGCGTCAGCTCCGTCTTCATGGACGTGGCCTTTGCCATCGCCGGGCGCACGCGCGGAGGGCCCGCCAAGGTCGCCATTTTCTCCAGCGCGCTGTTCGGGACCATCTCGGGGAGCGGGATCGCCAACGTGGTCACCACGGGAACGCTGACGATCCCGCTGATGAAGAAAACGGGCTACAAACCTCACTTCGCCGGGGCAGTGGAATCCATCGCATCGAGCGGAGGGATGATTACGCCCCCGATCATGGGTTCCGCGGCCTTCATCATGGCCGAGCTGCTGAACATCCCCTATTACGACGTGGTGCTGGCCGCCGCGATTCCGGCGCTCATCTATTATGCAGCTCTCTTCTGGATGGTGGATTTCGAGGCGGCGAAGGAAGGGCTTCGGGGCCTCTCGAAGGAAGAGCTTCCGAGTATCCGCAAAGTCCTGATGACGGGCGGTTATCTCCTTCTTCCTCTCGGGGTGCTGATCTATTCGCTGGTCGTGGAATTTTCGAGTCCCATACGCGCATCTCTTCTGTCGCTGTCCGCGGCCGTCGGGATTGTGTGGGTGAAGTCGGCGGCAGATTATGTCCGCCGAGGAGGCTTTTCCGCCTTCAGCCCGCTTTCCATGCTCAAGGCGGGGGCCGGCTACTTCGTGGACCGGCGCAGCGCGATGGGCGTGCCGGGAATGATGCGGGCCCTTGAAGAAGGCCCGAAAGGGATGATGGAAGTCGCCGTCTCCTGCGCAACGGCGGGAATCATCGTTGGCATCATCTCGCTTACGGGAATCGGCCTCAAGTTCGCGGCCCTGCTCATGGATCTTTCGGGGGGCCATTTGTTCCCGGCCCTCGTCCTGACGATGATCATCTGCATTATCCTCGGCATGGGCCTTCCGGCGACGGCGGCATACATTGTCACGGCAGCCGTGGCGGCGCCGGCCCTCATCAACATGGGTGTGCCGCCCCTCGCCGCTCACATGTTCGCGTTCCACTTCTCTATCGTGTCGGGGACGACTCCTCCCGTTGCCTTGGCGGCTTACGCAGCGGCCGGAATCGCTAAGGCCAATCCGATAAGCGTCGCCTTCACCGGAATGCGGATTGGCATCGCCGCCTTCATCGTCCCGTACATGTTCGTATATGCGCCGTCTCTTCTGATGGTCGGGACCCCATGGCAGATATTCATGGCGGCGGCCACCGCCTGCGTCGGAACGGCGTTCCTCGCCGCGGGGGTCCAAGGATACTTGGTGGTCAAGACGAACACCGCCGATAGGCTCTTGTTCTTGGCGGCGTCTTTCTTGCTGATCTTCCCCGGCTTCTATACCGACATGGCCGGCTTCGGCATGGCGGCCGCCGCATTGGCCATGCAATTTATGCGCAGAAGCCGTTTGCGCATCCTCCGCGATGCGGAGCCCTCAACCGTCCCGTTGCAATACCGCTGA
- a CDS encoding TAXI family TRAP transporter solute-binding subunit, with the protein MRMRSLVIFAGSVMFAAGLGAGKASAAEKKIITMGSASVGGSLQLASSAWAAFIMKHNPDLNVNVEATGGNLDNYRLVDSGAADIGFSVTTTLYEGKKGLAWAKGKKMTNTNTCIPWYVGLSDIWSLGGKKITKLSDLNGKVITPGPAAGPANFILRLIVAEFGLRPKRIVNVSWGDALGQMADGLIDVGLISTISPFGALRNQELTHKVNYFYLDRADLERLVKKNPQYSIGTVKKGAYKYLDKDGESLAWLASLICNPKLDADVAYRLVKTTFDKKDELAKTMGEFGRQLSLENVKFANIVPFHPGAARYFKEQNVPLPKPID; encoded by the coding sequence ATGAGGATGAGATCGCTTGTCATTTTCGCCGGGTCTGTCATGTTCGCCGCTGGTCTGGGCGCGGGCAAGGCCTCGGCGGCGGAAAAGAAGATCATCACGATGGGATCGGCCTCCGTCGGAGGGTCGCTCCAATTGGCGTCGAGCGCCTGGGCGGCCTTCATCATGAAGCATAACCCGGACTTGAACGTGAACGTGGAGGCCACGGGGGGAAATCTCGACAACTACCGGCTCGTCGATTCGGGCGCGGCCGACATCGGCTTTTCAGTAACCACAACCTTGTACGAAGGGAAAAAGGGACTCGCCTGGGCCAAGGGCAAAAAGATGACCAACACCAATACCTGCATCCCCTGGTATGTGGGCTTGTCGGACATCTGGAGCCTGGGGGGCAAGAAGATCACCAAGCTGTCGGACCTGAACGGCAAGGTGATCACGCCCGGCCCGGCCGCCGGGCCCGCCAACTTCATCCTGCGCCTCATCGTCGCGGAATTCGGCCTCAGGCCCAAGCGGATTGTGAACGTGAGCTGGGGGGATGCCCTCGGCCAGATGGCCGATGGCCTGATCGACGTGGGCCTCATCTCCACGATTTCTCCTTTTGGGGCGCTCAGGAACCAGGAATTGACCCACAAGGTCAACTACTTCTATCTCGACCGCGCGGACCTGGAGCGGCTCGTCAAGAAGAACCCCCAGTACTCGATCGGGACGGTCAAGAAGGGCGCCTATAAGTACCTCGATAAGGATGGAGAATCCCTGGCCTGGCTGGCGTCCCTTATCTGCAATCCCAAGCTCGACGCCGATGTCGCCTACCGTCTGGTGAAGACGACGTTCGACAAGAAAGACGAGCTGGCCAAGACCATGGGCGAATTCGGCCGCCAGCTCAGCCTGGAGAACGTCAAATTCGCCAACATCGTGCCGTTCCATCCCGGCGCCGCGCGCTATTTCAAGGAGCAAAACGTACCGCTCCCCAAGCCGATCGATTGA